In one Mycobacterium sp. NBC_00419 genomic region, the following are encoded:
- the prfB gene encoding peptide chain release factor 2 — protein sequence MDLDRQSDIAALDSTLTTVERVLDVDGLRAKIDKLEHEAADPNLWNDQSHAQKVTSELSHAQSELRRVEDLRSRLADLPVLYEMAAEEEGAGAADALAEADAELKSLQADIEVLEVRTLLAGEYDEREALVNIRSGAGGVDAADWAEMLMRMYIRWAEQHKYPVEVFDTSYAEEAGIKSATFAVHAPYAYGTLSVEQGTHRLVRISPFDNQNRRQTSFAEVEVLPVVETTDHIEIPETDLRVDVYRSSGPGGQSVNTTDSAVRLTHIPTGIVVTCQNEKSQLQNKVSAMRVLQAKLLERKRQEERAEMDALKGEGGSSWGNQMRSYVLHPYQMVKDLRTEYEVGSPTAVLDGDIDGFLEAGIRWRNRKDD from the coding sequence GTGGACCTCGACCGACAGTCTGACATCGCCGCCCTTGATTCCACCCTGACCACGGTGGAGCGGGTGCTCGACGTGGACGGGCTGCGCGCCAAGATCGACAAGCTCGAACACGAGGCCGCCGACCCCAACCTGTGGAACGACCAGAGCCACGCCCAGAAGGTCACCAGCGAGCTGTCGCACGCCCAGTCTGAGCTGCGCCGCGTAGAGGACTTACGCAGCCGCCTGGCGGACCTGCCGGTGCTCTACGAGATGGCTGCCGAGGAAGAGGGCGCGGGCGCTGCCGATGCCCTGGCCGAAGCCGACGCCGAACTGAAGTCACTGCAGGCCGACATTGAGGTACTCGAGGTCCGGACCCTGCTGGCCGGCGAGTACGACGAGCGCGAGGCCCTGGTCAACATCCGTTCCGGCGCGGGTGGCGTCGACGCCGCCGACTGGGCCGAGATGCTGATGCGGATGTACATCCGCTGGGCCGAGCAGCACAAGTACCCCGTGGAGGTGTTCGACACCTCCTACGCCGAAGAGGCGGGCATCAAGAGCGCGACCTTCGCCGTCCACGCGCCCTACGCCTACGGCACGCTCTCGGTCGAGCAGGGCACCCACCGGCTGGTGCGCATCAGCCCGTTCGACAACCAGAACCGCCGCCAGACCTCGTTCGCCGAAGTCGAGGTGCTGCCCGTGGTGGAGACCACCGACCACATCGAGATCCCCGAGACGGATCTGCGGGTCGACGTATACCGCTCCAGCGGGCCGGGCGGGCAGTCGGTGAACACCACCGACTCGGCGGTTCGACTCACCCACATCCCCACCGGTATCGTGGTGACCTGCCAGAACGAGAAATCGCAGTTGCAGAACAAGGTTTCGGCGATGCGGGTGCTGCAGGCCAAACTGCTGGAACGCAAGCGGCAGGAAGAGCGCGCCGAGATGGACGCGCTGAAAGGCGAGGGCGGCAGCTCCTGGGGAAACCAGATGCGCTCCTACGTTCTGCACCCCTACCAAATGGTCAAGGATCTGCGCACCGAATACGAGGTCGGCAGTCCTACGGCGGTACTGGATGGGGACATCGACGGATTCCTGGAAGCGGGAATCAGGTGGCGTAACCGAAAAGATGATTAG
- a CDS encoding mechanosensitive ion channel family protein, whose product MISNYLAAGFGQRWSDFWHGEYGVWIVTRGVRIALLVIGALLAARFITWLARRITRRIDARYQQTDQLVRTESAKHQQAVASVVSWVSIALVFVMVVVEIGDVLSIPVSSLAAPAAVLGAALGFGAQNLVKDMLAGFFIITERQYGFGDLVQLSMVGAPADSLGTVEEVTLRVTKLRTVEGEMYTVPNGNIVRSLNLSKDWARAVVDVPVPTSADLNRVNDLLHKVCSDAMLDEDLRKLLLDEPALMGVESIEVDTVNLRIVARTLPGKQFDVGRRLRVMVIAALSKAGITSPTEKAPTLGGITASGTTEEAAAVRNQEGQRQ is encoded by the coding sequence ATGATTAGCAACTATCTGGCCGCAGGCTTCGGGCAGCGCTGGAGCGATTTCTGGCACGGCGAGTACGGCGTGTGGATCGTCACCCGCGGCGTGCGGATTGCGTTGTTGGTCATCGGGGCGCTCTTGGCGGCCCGCTTCATCACCTGGCTGGCTCGCCGAATCACCCGGCGCATCGACGCCCGATACCAACAGACCGATCAGCTGGTGCGTACCGAGAGCGCCAAACACCAGCAAGCGGTGGCTTCCGTGGTCTCCTGGGTGTCCATCGCCCTGGTATTCGTCATGGTCGTCGTCGAAATCGGTGATGTCCTGTCGATCCCGGTCAGTTCGCTGGCAGCGCCAGCGGCAGTCCTGGGCGCCGCGTTGGGCTTCGGTGCCCAGAACCTCGTCAAGGACATGCTCGCCGGGTTCTTCATCATCACCGAACGTCAATACGGCTTCGGGGACCTCGTCCAGCTGAGCATGGTCGGCGCGCCCGCAGATTCACTCGGCACCGTCGAGGAGGTCACCCTGCGGGTGACCAAGCTCAGAACCGTCGAGGGCGAGATGTATACGGTTCCGAACGGCAACATCGTCAGGTCGCTGAACCTGTCCAAGGACTGGGCGCGTGCGGTCGTCGATGTACCGGTGCCGACGTCGGCCGACCTCAACCGAGTCAACGACCTGCTGCACAAGGTCTGCAGTGACGCCATGCTCGACGAGGATCTACGCAAGTTGCTGCTCGACGAACCGGCATTGATGGGTGTGGAGAGCATCGAGGTCGACACGGTCAACCTGCGCATCGTGGCTCGCACGTTGCCCGGGAAGCAATTCGATGTCGGCCGCCGTCTACGTGTGATGGTGATCGCCGCACTGAGCAAGGCAGGCATCACCTCGCCGACGGAGAAGGCACCGACCTTGGGCGGTATCACCGCGTCGGGAACCACCGAGGAAGCGGCCGCGGTTCGTAACCAGGAAGGACAGCGACAGTGA